The Lates calcarifer isolate ASB-BC8 linkage group LG11, TLL_Latcal_v3, whole genome shotgun sequence genomic sequence GAGCCACCAGAGTGCAGCAAAGTCGACCTTTAAAGTCTAAAAAGAACATTACTGTTTTGTCTATCAACAGATGCGGACAGTACATGTCCAAAAGACTCCAACCCTCTCCAACTAGAGCCTTCTGAGGTTATAGGAGAGCATGGGGATGAGGTCATAGTAAACTGCACCAGCTCATCTGAGGATCATGATGGGATGTACTGGATAAATGGAGACAATAGGACTGACAGTCAAGAAGACGCTGCCTTTTTCCCCTACTCAGTGTCACTGTCTGACTATAATGTAACGGCTGAGTGCAAAATAAAGGTGAATAGTTCTGAATGCGGGAAAGAGCTTGGAATCACTATATACAGTAAGtgaaatttcaaataaatattatgcagtggaaaaaagtaaaaaaaaatatatattaaaagcAATACAGTAACTCCATTATCTATTTTTGTTGATAGAGAATCCATCCATGGTTAATGTGTATCCCACAAAGCATGTAAAGGCTATGGTGGAAGGGGAACAGTATGAGCTGCACTGTGATATCCACGAAGTTGCTCCTGTTCAAAACCTCACTGTGAGGTGGTACAAAGACAGTCAACTTATCCACACAGACTCTTTCACCGACACAATCAAAACACAAGTGAATATGTCTTCCATTTTGACAATCAacatcagcagaggagacagtggagTTCAGTTTAAATGTGAGGCTCAGCTGGACTTTGGGCCAAGTGGACCAGTAACTCCTGTTCTGTTTGCAACATACAATATTTCTGTGGACTGTGAGTAAACGTTCTGTTGTTtccagattttgtttttcattttataattttcAGTTTAGATGAAGAAAACCTCAGTGTATTAATCTATCATGTGaataatgagtaaaaaaaatactgcatttgCCTCTTTAGATGCTCCTGAATTCAAAGGCAATACTACTGATTTAATCTCTGTGAAGGAGGGTGATGATGTCACCCTGAACTGTGAGGCTGAGGGTAACCCTCCTCCTAGCTTTCATTGGACCCGTGATGGGGTGAATTTGATGGCCAACACAAGTAATCTCAGTATTACTCAGGTAATGGCTGGCTCGGTTTACACTTGCACAGCCCACAATTATCTTGGGACACCAACTAAGCACATCTATGTTGATGTGATAAATACCATGGCAGGACCTGCTGTGGACATGACCACTCCAGCGGCAGCAACACAAAAGGGTATACTTCTGTCCTTTACATTATCACTAATATCTCTGTTAAGCAACGTGTGGATACTGTTGGtaacttattatttattgtgcCCTAAAAGTAGTCTCTGATGGAATATGTTGACTTTTGGATGGCAGGTTGCCCCCTAATATTGATGCCCCCTGAAATTGTGGTGAGATTTGGAGATCCAGTGTCAGTTAACTGCACCACATCAGAGACAGATGCTCAAGGAATGGGCTGGGAGGCTCCATCTGGAGGCACAGGGTTTGAAAAGGGTCCTACTGTCACCTGGATGGTTGAAAGCCTAGAGAACTGGTACATACTCGCTAAGTGCTACATTACTAGAAACAATGGTGACCAGTGTCAGGTGATGCCATCCATCACGCTTTATAGTGAGTATAAGCCTACAGACTGTACCATACATtatcttctgtctttatcttgCTGGGATTATTCTCCAAAATGTTTGATCTAATAATGTAAAGATGTCTTTCATACAGAAACTCTTTATTCACAGAGACTCCAGACCTTGTGTCAGTCACTGCACCGCATGATGGTCCGATGGTGGAGAACACAGAGTCCAAGCTGATATGTAAAATCACCAATGTGGCTCCTGTGCAGAACCTCACTGTGAAGTGGTACAAAGGCAATGAAGTTGTGTGGACTGAAACGTTTAAGAATCTCAGTGTGACCCCAGTTAATGTGACGTCTACCCTAAAAGTGACTCCTACAAAAGAATACGATGGAGCACGTTTCAAATGCGATGCTGAGCTGCACCTTGGACCAAATGGACCAGAACAGATCCCTGCTACATCCTCAGAACCTCACGTTGCTGTTGTGAACTGTGAGTTTTCCACTTATctatttattaaataaatagataataaaaaagacattatCAGCTTTAATAAATTTTAATCtatgctgatgtttatttgTAGACAAGCCACTGATTAAAGATTGTCCAGACCATTACGTTGGTATGGAAAACTTCAGAATGGACATGGTGCCCTTTAAAGCTGTTGGGAACCCTCCTCCCACTCTTCAGTGGTACTATGAGGGAGAACCGATCAGTGCGTTTCAGCCTCTCACCAGGAATCACTCAGGAACATATACACTGGAAGTTAGAAATAGCCTTGGCAAGAGCAACAAACCTGTTCATATTGAAATTGAATGTAAGTACATCAGACCCGTTTGATTCTACAGCATAGATTAACATGTGGTTGCCCATGATTCCCATATGCACTGTGAGTTTAACATtcttttgtcattatttattcTGAAAACTATTCTGATACATTGTCCACAGACAGCCCTTCATTTTCCTGTAATAAGCATTACGAAGTTAAAGAGCACAGTGAGCTCCAACCTGAGTGTAAACCAAAAGGAAATCCTATACCTGACATCAAATGGTTTAAAGATGGAAAACCCTGGGAAAAGAAACCCTGGACAAGGCGTGATAATGGAAATTATAGTCTTGAAGCAACCAACAAATATGGAACAGACTTTCACAAATTTCATGTTAATGTCCTGTGTAAGTTTTAATTTTTGGAATTACAAAAtgtaagttgtttttgttgattgtgATTTGGGATTCTGAATGCATTTTCCAGTATGTTATTTCTTCATCCCAAATCTAACTTTTTTATCCACAGATGCCCCTGAGTTCAACGAGAAAAATTACAGTAAGGAGGTGACCCCGGgtcaaaatgtgacttttacCTGCAAGGCTGAGGGAAACCCTGTCCCTAGGGTCAGCTGGAACTACACCTCTGCACCGAATGTGATTAAAGCCACTGGGGGGAGCCAGGAGAGTATCGTTGTCACAGGAGCCACGTCTACCAATGCTGGTGTTTACATCTGCGTTGCCACGAATAAAGTTGGGAGTGTGTCAAGATCTTTCACACTGATTATGAAAGGTTATTATTATTGGCTCTCTCAAAAACACTTTTGGACATGTATACAATGAAACTGTGACTGatttatgaaaaagaaaaagatttatgGCATAAAGAAGTGAGAAGTACAATTcaatttatgttattttatcttgtttgtctTACAGATACAACCGATGGAGGCCTCTTTCCACTCATTTGGTGGTTGCTAATTGTATTGctcatcgtcctcctcctcatctgccTGATAATTTACTGcaagagacagacaaaacatgGACAATATAACTTTGTTCCTAACAAACCCAGGGATACCTGCCCCCAGGAACATGCAGGTATCCCTTTGACTACAAAGTCGAATGCTTAGAAAGCTTAGAATATTTATAACTCGCTGCTAAGTAAGGTTAACTCAACTTGGGAACTGAAAATATAACCTTGTATTGACATGAATGGCATGTAAATATAGTATTTCCATTTATACTTCTGTATACTGTCCTGTTTACACTGCTCTATATGTAAAAGGCCTTTTGTCCAAAAACGAGAGGTACCTAGGAGGACCATGTTTCCAGACTCCTGACAAAGCAGCTGtatcataacatttttttttttttttttatctgtgcagCTTGAAAGTTTAACctagcttttatttttgtttttaaattctaaatAAACC encodes the following:
- the LOC108903006 gene encoding immunoglobulin superfamily member 10 codes for the protein MLPLRMLGFLMLMFLLCDADSTCPKDSNPLQLEPSEVIGEHGDEVIVNCTSSSEDHDGMYWINGDNRTDSQEDAAFFPYSVSLSDYNVTAECKIKVNSSECGKELGITIYKNPSMVNVYPTKHVKAMVEGEQYELHCDIHEVAPVQNLTVRWYKDSQLIHTDSFTDTIKTQVNMSSILTINISRGDSGVQFKCEAQLDFGPSGPVTPVLFATYNISVDYAPEFKGNTTDLISVKEGDDVTLNCEAEGNPPPSFHWTRDGVNLMANTSNLSITQVMAGSVYTCTAHNYLGTPTKHIYVDVINTMAGPAVDMTTPAAATQKGCPLILMPPEIVVRFGDPVSVNCTTSETDAQGMGWEAPSGGTGFEKGPTVTWMVESLENWYILAKCYITRNNGDQCQVMPSITLYKTPDLVSVTAPHDGPMVENTESKLICKITNVAPVQNLTVKWYKGNEVVWTETFKNLSVTPVNVTSTLKVTPTKEYDGARFKCDAELHLGPNGPEQIPATSSEPHVAVVNYKPLIKDCPDHYVGMENFRMDMVPFKAVGNPPPTLQWYYEGEPISAFQPLTRNHSGTYTLEVRNSLGKSNKPVHIEIEYSPSFSCNKHYEVKEHSELQPECKPKGNPIPDIKWFKDGKPWEKKPWTRRDNGNYSLEATNKYGTDFHKFHVNVLYAPEFNEKNYSKEVTPGQNVTFTCKAEGNPVPRVSWNYTSAPNVIKATGGSQESIVVTGATSTNAGVYICVATNKVGSVSRSFTLIMKDTTDGGLFPLIWWLLIVLLIVLLLICLIIYCKRQTKHGQYNFVPNKPRDTCPQEHAGIPLTTKSNA